In a genomic window of Clavelina lepadiformis chromosome 7, kaClaLepa1.1, whole genome shotgun sequence:
- the LOC143464746 gene encoding uncharacterized protein LOC143464746 isoform X2, translating into MATVSQQNAAANDSVDVGQYQTQIVLMPNIVRTVSPKTMRNFRRIAIAQVVLGCLSILPAIGLAIHHGTMVDLMAWFSILVVVAGGIGIRAGGDKSSPCLINTHMGFAIASAVLTGISFIYGAIVVATFYMDLTSKVLVSLTTVITFVSFVLLIVSSSYACCGINKFGCCGGSCNQNTAGVGSHQVTYQQTVSTQQPLLVQSAQPGQPPHNNFVQVAPILGQQPGTPVPMQTHATTSHGTSGQLLDASVVQQKQQEALDSAQQPPEGGQDYPPPYSL; encoded by the exons ATGGCGACTGTCAGCCAGCAAAACGCAGCAGCCAACGATTCAGTCGATGTTGGTCAGTATCAGACACAGATTGTGTTGATGCCGAATATAGTCAGAACCGTTTCCCCAAAGACAATGAGAAATTTCCGACGAATAGCG aTTGCGCAAGTGGTGCTCGGGTGCTTGTCCATCCTGCCGGCTATAGGGCTGGCAATACATCATGGGACCATGGTCGACTTGATGGCCTGGTTTAGTATTTTG GTGGTGGTTGCAGGAGGGATCGGGATACGCGCCGGAGGAGACAAATCTTCCCCCTGTTTG ATCAACACTCACATGGGGTTCGCCATCGCATCGGCGGTTTTGACTGGGATCAGTTTCATCTATGGAGCGATCGTGGTTGCGACCTTTTACATG GATTTAACGAGCAAAGTGTTGGTCAGCCTCACAACAGTGATAACATTCGTGTCTTTTGTTCTTCTCATCGTGAGCTCCTCCTATGCTTGCTGTGGGATCAACAAATTCGGATGTTGCGGTGGCAGTTGCAACCAG AATACTGCAGGTGTGGGCAGCCATCAGGTGACTTACCAACAGACTGTCTCCACCCAGCAACCGCTACTCGTTCAAA gCGCTCAACCTGGTCAGCCGCCACACAACAACTTCGTTCAAGTGGCGCCGATTTTGGGTCAACAGCCAGGCACGCCAGTTCCCATGCAAACGCACGCCACAACCAGCCACGGCACATCTGGTCAGCTTCTTGACGCCAGCGTTGTTCAGCAGAAACAACAAGAAGCTCTCGATTCAGCACAACAACCGCCAGAGGGCGGACAAGATTATCCACCTCCATATTCTTTATAA
- the LOC143464746 gene encoding uncharacterized protein LOC143464746 isoform X1: protein MATVSQQNAAANDSVDVGQYQTQIVLMPNIVRTVSPKTMRNFRRIAIAQVVLGCLSILPAIGLAIHHGTMVDLMAWFSILASQDFNSAKLLLNIGPNATLAEINLLLNRSSSSGGGCRRDRDTRRRRQIFPLFDQHSHGVRHRIGGFDWDQFHLWSDRGCDLLHGFNEQSVGQPHNSDNIRVFCSSHRELLLCLLWDQQIRMLRWQLQPEYCRCGQPSGDLPTDCLHPATATRSKRSTWSAATQQLRSSGADFGSTARHASSHANARHNQPRHIWSAS from the exons ATGGCGACTGTCAGCCAGCAAAACGCAGCAGCCAACGATTCAGTCGATGTTGGTCAGTATCAGACACAGATTGTGTTGATGCCGAATATAGTCAGAACCGTTTCCCCAAAGACAATGAGAAATTTCCGACGAATAGCG aTTGCGCAAGTGGTGCTCGGGTGCTTGTCCATCCTGCCGGCTATAGGGCTGGCAATACATCATGGGACCATGGTCGACTTGATGGCCTGGTTTAGTATTTTGGCAAGTCAGGACTTTAATTCGGCGAAGTTGTTACTAAACATCGGTCCAAATGCAACGTTGGCTGAAATTAATCTTCTTCTTAATCGTTCTTCTTCCTCAGGTGGTGGTTGCAGGAGGGATCGGGATACGCGCCGGAGGAGACAAATCTTCCCCCTGTTTG ATCAACACTCACATGGGGTTCGCCATCGCATCGGCGGTTTTGACTGGGATCAGTTTCATCTATGGAGCGATCGTGGTTGCGACCTTTTACATG GATTTAACGAGCAAAGTGTTGGTCAGCCTCACAACAGTGATAACATTCGTGTCTTTTGTTCTTCTCATCGTGAGCTCCTCCTATGCTTGCTGTGGGATCAACAAATTCGGATGTTGCGGTGGCAGTTGCAACCAG AATACTGCAGGTGTGGGCAGCCATCAGGTGACTTACCAACAGACTGTCTCCACCCAGCAACCGCTACTCGTTCAAA gCGCTCAACCTGGTCAGCCGCCACACAACAACTTCGTTCAAGTGGCGCCGATTTTGGGTCAACAGCCAGGCACGCCAGTTCCCATGCAAACGCACGCCACAACCAGCCACGGCACATCTGGTCAGCTTCTTGA
- the LOC143464746 gene encoding uncharacterized protein LOC143464746 isoform X3: MATVSQQNAAANDSVDVGQYQTQIVLMPNIVRTVSPKTMRNFRRIAIAQVVLGCLSILPAIGLAIHHGTMVDLMAWFSILASQDFNSAKLLLNIGPNATLAEINLLLNRSSSSGGGCRRDRDTRRRRQIFPLFDQHSHGVRHRIGGFDWDQFHLWSDRGCDLLHGFNEQSVGQPHNSDNIRVFCSSHRELLLCLLWDQQIRMLRWQLQPDLQQNKNAVVIDFACQIALTEVSPSLMSMRQKTL; the protein is encoded by the exons ATGGCGACTGTCAGCCAGCAAAACGCAGCAGCCAACGATTCAGTCGATGTTGGTCAGTATCAGACACAGATTGTGTTGATGCCGAATATAGTCAGAACCGTTTCCCCAAAGACAATGAGAAATTTCCGACGAATAGCG aTTGCGCAAGTGGTGCTCGGGTGCTTGTCCATCCTGCCGGCTATAGGGCTGGCAATACATCATGGGACCATGGTCGACTTGATGGCCTGGTTTAGTATTTTGGCAAGTCAGGACTTTAATTCGGCGAAGTTGTTACTAAACATCGGTCCAAATGCAACGTTGGCTGAAATTAATCTTCTTCTTAATCGTTCTTCTTCCTCAGGTGGTGGTTGCAGGAGGGATCGGGATACGCGCCGGAGGAGACAAATCTTCCCCCTGTTTG ATCAACACTCACATGGGGTTCGCCATCGCATCGGCGGTTTTGACTGGGATCAGTTTCATCTATGGAGCGATCGTGGTTGCGACCTTTTACATG GATTTAACGAGCAAAGTGTTGGTCAGCCTCACAACAGTGATAACATTCGTGTCTTTTGTTCTTCTCATCGTGAGCTCCTCCTATGCTTGCTGTGGGATCAACAAATTCGGATGTTGCGGTGGCAGTTGCAACCAG ACttacagcaaaacaaaaatgccgTTGTGATAGACTTTGCATGCCAGATCGCTCTGACAGAGGTTTCACCGTCACTGATGAGCATGCGGCAGAAAACGCTTTGA